The following are encoded together in the Pseudodesulfovibrio indicus genome:
- a CDS encoding SpoIIE family protein phosphatase produces the protein MKRYPIAFKLTFFILSCAFVIVAAIVAYNFTASRGIILSQAEENSRLLVTGTAERIDSVLSGVQKVAENIAFSLEDATLSRKEILDLNRRVLANNPEIYGMAIAFEPYFLERDKLYFAPYYFRSGGRIGFTMLGDAHYRYFYMDWYQIPKELGQSVWTEPYFDEGGGGVIMATYAVPFYRTVEGRSVFAGVVTADISLEWLQKMVGSIRLFDTGYAFLLSRHGTFITHPDDNLVMNQTVFSLAEERGSEELRQLGKRMLSGEPTFAPVGKVIDGKESYMFSQGLKYGGWSIGIVFPKEEMLAGVYSLSKSMIIIGVIGFVLLVLVTVGIARRITLPLRELSGSAREIASGNLDLMLPEIRANDEVGDLADSFRYMKNSLKDFIRDLTSTTAAKERIESELRIAREIQMGILPKLFPAFPDRKEFEVFASIEPAKEVGGDLYDFFFVDEKHFCFLVGDVSGKGVPAAFFMAVTKTLLKVVAERGLDPGEILTKVNADLASENESCMFVTLFLAIMNIETGETRYANAGHNPPIYLPCGGKPEWIPPLGEPVAGIMDTMVYTTKTMTLRPGDIVFIYTDGVTEAMDPEKTLFSEDRLLGLLTKDDEPFAPKLVKDVAAAIKEFARGAEQSDDITMLAMQFMGQCKK, from the coding sequence ATGAAACGGTATCCCATCGCCTTCAAGCTGACCTTTTTCATCCTGAGCTGCGCCTTCGTCATCGTGGCCGCCATCGTGGCCTACAACTTCACCGCCTCGCGCGGGATCATCCTGTCCCAGGCCGAGGAGAACTCCCGGCTGCTCGTGACCGGCACCGCCGAACGCATCGACTCGGTCCTGTCCGGGGTCCAGAAGGTGGCCGAAAACATCGCCTTCTCCCTGGAGGACGCCACCCTGTCGCGCAAGGAGATCCTCGACCTCAACCGCCGCGTCCTGGCCAACAACCCGGAAATCTACGGCATGGCCATCGCCTTCGAGCCGTACTTCCTGGAGCGCGACAAGCTCTACTTCGCCCCCTACTATTTCCGCTCGGGCGGGCGCATCGGCTTCACCATGCTCGGCGACGCCCATTACCGGTATTTCTACATGGACTGGTACCAGATCCCCAAGGAGCTGGGCCAGAGCGTCTGGACCGAGCCGTACTTCGACGAGGGGGGCGGCGGCGTGATCATGGCCACCTATGCCGTGCCCTTCTACCGCACCGTAGAGGGGAGGTCCGTGTTCGCGGGCGTGGTCACCGCCGACATCTCTTTGGAATGGCTCCAAAAAATGGTCGGCTCCATCCGGCTGTTCGACACCGGCTACGCCTTCCTGCTGTCGCGTCACGGGACCTTCATCACCCACCCCGACGACAACCTGGTCATGAACCAGACCGTCTTCTCCCTGGCCGAGGAGCGCGGCTCCGAGGAACTCCGGCAGTTGGGCAAGCGCATGCTCTCCGGCGAACCGACCTTCGCCCCGGTGGGCAAGGTCATCGACGGCAAGGAGAGCTACATGTTCAGCCAGGGGCTGAAATACGGCGGCTGGTCCATCGGCATCGTCTTCCCCAAGGAGGAGATGCTGGCCGGAGTCTACAGCCTGTCCAAATCCATGATCATCATCGGCGTGATCGGCTTCGTGCTCCTGGTCCTGGTCACGGTGGGCATCGCCCGGCGCATCACCCTCCCCCTGCGCGAGCTGTCCGGCTCCGCCCGCGAGATCGCCTCCGGCAACCTGGACCTCATGCTGCCGGAGATCCGGGCCAACGACGAGGTCGGCGACCTGGCCGACTCCTTCCGGTACATGAAGAACTCCCTCAAGGACTTCATACGCGACCTGACCTCCACCACGGCGGCCAAGGAGCGCATCGAGTCCGAACTGCGCATCGCGCGCGAAATCCAGATGGGCATCCTGCCCAAGCTCTTCCCCGCCTTCCCGGACCGCAAGGAGTTCGAGGTGTTCGCCTCCATCGAACCCGCCAAGGAGGTGGGCGGCGACCTCTACGACTTCTTCTTCGTGGACGAAAAGCACTTCTGCTTCCTGGTGGGCGACGTGTCCGGCAAGGGCGTGCCCGCCGCCTTCTTCATGGCCGTGACCAAGACCCTGCTCAAGGTCGTGGCCGAGCGCGGCCTGGACCCCGGCGAAATCCTGACCAAGGTCAACGCGGACCTGGCCTCCGAAAACGAGTCCTGCATGTTCGTGACCCTGTTCCTGGCCATCATGAACATCGAGACCGGCGAGACCCGCTACGCCAACGCGGGCCACAATCCGCCCATCTACCTGCCCTGCGGCGGCAAGCCCGAGTGGATTCCCCCGCTGGGCGAGCCGGTGGCGGGCATCATGGACACCATGGTCTACACCACCAAGACCATGACCCTGCGTCCGGGCGACATCGTCTTCATCTACACCGACGGCGTGACCGAAGCCATGGACCCGGAGAAAACCCTCTTCTCCGAAGACCGGCTCCTCGGCCTGCTGACCAAGGACGACGAACCGTTCGCCCCCAAACTGGTCAAGGACGTGGCCGCGGCCATCAAGGAATTCGCCAGGGGCGCGGAGCAGTCCGACGACATCACCATGCTCGCCATGCAGTTCATGGGACAGTGCAAAAAATAG
- a CDS encoding ABC transporter substrate-binding protein produces MRTHIRPPRLALLGVLLLALILPAPASALEKATLILQWLPQAQFAGFFAAKDLGFYEEEGVDLTLLSGGPDILASEYLESGKAQFATMFLATGIQRRENLPIVNIAQIVQRSALMLIAMKSSGITSFQDLEGRKVGLWANEFQTQARALFRQYGINATVVPQTSSLDLFLRGGVAACSGMWYNEYHTLTTYGLDQSDLQPLFFNDAGLNFPEDGIYCLEKTAEQRPDLCRGLVRATIRGWQYAFAHPEETLDIVMQRMRAAKVPASRVHQRWMLRRMEDIIMSDMDTTLGVLRKDDFESVAKALVDTGFLDEHVPYEDFYKGMAQ; encoded by the coding sequence ATGCGCACCCATATACGACCGCCCCGCCTCGCCCTGTTGGGCGTCCTGCTCCTGGCCCTCATCCTGCCCGCGCCCGCCTCGGCCCTGGAAAAGGCCACCCTGATCCTGCAATGGCTGCCCCAGGCCCAGTTCGCGGGATTCTTCGCGGCCAAGGACCTCGGCTTCTACGAGGAGGAGGGCGTCGACCTGACGCTCCTCTCCGGCGGGCCGGACATCCTGGCCAGCGAATACCTGGAGTCCGGCAAGGCGCAGTTCGCCACCATGTTCCTGGCCACCGGCATCCAGCGGCGCGAGAACCTGCCCATCGTCAACATCGCCCAGATCGTCCAGCGCTCCGCCCTCATGCTCATCGCCATGAAGTCCTCGGGCATCACGTCCTTCCAGGACCTTGAGGGCAGGAAGGTCGGGCTGTGGGCCAACGAGTTCCAGACCCAGGCCCGCGCCCTGTTCCGGCAATACGGCATCAACGCCACGGTGGTCCCGCAGACCTCGTCCCTGGACCTCTTCCTGCGCGGCGGCGTGGCCGCTTGCTCGGGCATGTGGTACAACGAGTACCATACCCTGACCACCTACGGACTGGACCAATCCGACCTCCAGCCCCTGTTCTTCAACGACGCGGGGCTGAACTTCCCCGAGGACGGCATCTACTGCCTGGAAAAGACCGCCGAGCAGCGGCCCGACCTGTGCCGGGGGCTGGTCCGGGCCACCATCCGGGGCTGGCAATACGCCTTCGCCCACCCGGAGGAGACCCTGGACATCGTCATGCAGCGCATGCGGGCGGCCAAGGTCCCGGCCAGCCGCGTGCACCAGCGCTGGATGCTCCGGCGCATGGAAGACATCATCATGTCCGACATGGACACCACCCTGGGCGTGCTCCGGAAGGATGACTTCGAGAGCGTGGCCAAGGCGCTGGTGGATACCGGTTTCCTGGACGAACACGTCCCATACGAGGATTTCTACAAGGGGATGGCGCAATGA
- a CDS encoding rhodanese-like domain-containing protein, with protein sequence MTRSAAPLLALLLALLVFPPAGGSPARAQDDFPLRPYYPEVPWITTERLMADYDAAVVVDIRSRFEYEVAHINKAVLLPLTEEDFSQKLEYLRPKQASEPMVFYCNGHSCAKSYQAAQIALSQAFENVFVYDGGIFDWIKAAPERATLMGETPAREDRVISKTTLNRRLISYQEFAEEAARPGTVVIDIRDPFQRDVVPRLPDIRAIPLDPLLDLVTSRIWTEKRLLFFDAVGKQVLWLQYFLESYDYFDYAFLDGGIRPIAGDPALVKPVIEVDRTVASDQARLLELTADQRLDNADRKVVSYLLANIKFDNYVVIDMGKVSEDTGMTETILLKSMRKLTEDGYAVHSVMQGMLIVQVDPRLAWKGETGDPLWKDKVEEFDRVIGK encoded by the coding sequence ATGACCCGCTCCGCCGCCCCGCTGCTCGCCCTCCTGCTCGCCCTGTTGGTCTTCCCGCCGGCGGGCGGCTCCCCGGCCCGCGCCCAGGACGACTTCCCCCTGCGGCCCTACTACCCGGAGGTCCCCTGGATCACCACGGAACGGCTCATGGCCGACTACGACGCCGCCGTGGTCGTGGATATCCGCTCGCGCTTCGAATACGAGGTGGCGCACATCAACAAGGCCGTGCTCCTGCCCCTGACCGAGGAGGACTTCAGCCAGAAGCTCGAGTACCTGCGCCCCAAGCAGGCGTCGGAACCCATGGTCTTCTACTGCAACGGGCACTCCTGCGCCAAGAGCTACCAGGCAGCCCAGATCGCCCTGTCGCAGGCCTTCGAAAACGTCTTCGTCTACGACGGCGGCATCTTCGACTGGATCAAGGCCGCGCCGGAACGGGCCACCCTCATGGGTGAGACCCCGGCCCGCGAGGACAGGGTCATCTCCAAGACTACCCTGAACCGCAGGCTGATATCCTACCAAGAGTTCGCCGAGGAAGCGGCCAGGCCCGGCACCGTGGTCATCGACATCCGCGACCCGTTCCAGCGGGACGTGGTCCCCAGGCTGCCGGACATCCGGGCCATTCCCCTGGACCCCCTGCTCGACCTGGTGACCTCGCGCATCTGGACCGAGAAACGGTTGCTCTTCTTCGACGCGGTGGGGAAACAGGTCCTCTGGCTCCAGTATTTTCTCGAATCCTACGACTATTTCGACTATGCCTTCCTGGACGGCGGCATCCGCCCCATCGCCGGGGACCCCGCCCTGGTCAAGCCGGTCATCGAGGTGGACCGGACCGTGGCCAGCGACCAGGCCCGGCTCCTGGAACTGACCGCGGACCAGCGGCTGGACAATGCCGACCGCAAGGTGGTCAGCTACCTCCTGGCCAACATCAAGTTCGACAACTACGTGGTCATCGACATGGGCAAGGTCAGCGAGGACACCGGAATGACGGAAACCATCCTCTTGAAATCCATGCGCAAACTGACCGAGGACGGGTATGCCGTCCACTCGGTCATGCAGGGCATGCTCATCGTCCAGGTGGACCCGCGACTGGCCTGGAAAGGGGAAACCGGAGACCCGCTCTGGAAGGACAAGGTCGAGGAATTCGACCGGGTTATAGGGAAATAG